In a genomic window of Brassica rapa cultivar Chiifu-401-42 chromosome A10, CAAS_Brap_v3.01, whole genome shotgun sequence:
- the LOC103844144 gene encoding uncharacterized protein LOC103844144, producing the protein MGENNGKSGCFSVTIVVCIFLIVGLDVIAGLVAIQAEVAQEEVKHMKVWLLECKAPSQKAFVLGIIALACLAAAHIFAVMIGCSLSNIFKVLAVPKMCAYINIACLSLTWIVATAGAGILTMGIWTNRESRSKCGFTNKHFLSFGGKVCFLHAIISVVLYLTNIISKKCRL; encoded by the exons atgggtGAAAACAATGGGAAGAGTGGATGCTTTAGTGTTACAATAGTTGTTTGTATATTTTTGATCGTGGGATTAGATGTCATCGCTGGTTTGGTGGCAATTCAAGCCGAAGTCGCCCAAGAAGAG GTGAAACACATGAAGGTGTGGTTACTCGAGTGTAAAGCTCCAAGCCAAAAAGCTTTCGTGTTGGGGATAATAGCATTAGCATGTTTGGCAGCAGCTCATATATTCGCCGTTATGATAGGATGCAGTCTCTCCAATATATTCAAAGTACTCGCCGTACCTAAGATGTGTGCATACATCAACATTGCCTGTCTTTCTCTCACTTG GATCGTAGCAACTGCGGGAGCGGGGATACTTACGATGGGGATATGGACGAACAGAGAGTCGAGATCAAAATGTGGATTcacaaacaaacattttttgTCTTTCGGAGGCAAAGTGTGTTTCCTTCATGCCATTATCTCTGTCGTTTTGTATTTAACAAATATCATCTCTAAAAAATGTCGTTTGTGA
- the LOC103844142 gene encoding zinc transporter 5 isoform X1, which produces MRITHNVKLLLFFFLISLLLTVSAGESKCECSHEEDEGNKAGARKYKIAAIPSVLVAGVIGVLFPLLGNFFPSLRPETNFFFVTKAFAAGVILATGFMHVLPEGYEKLTSPCLKGEAWEFPFTGFIAMVAAILTLSVDSFATSYFHRLHNKTSKKIGDGEEQIGGGGGGDVLGLHVHAHGHAHGIVGVDSGESEVQLHRTRVVAQVLEVGIIVHSVVIGISLGASQSPDTAKALFAALMFHQCFEGLGLGGCIAQHPTFSPSPTHLLTSVSLCSTCRLELEGRPVFFHRGVVAQILESQKTSNAMGS; this is translated from the exons ATGAGAATCACACATAACGTCAAGCTCTTACTCTTCTTTTTCCTCATCTCTCTCCTCCTCACCGTATCTGCTGGCGAGTCTAAGTGCGAGTGTTCACACGAAGAAGACGAAGGGAACAAAGCGGGAGCCAGGAAATACAAGATCGCTGCCATACCTTCCGTTCTCGTCGCCGGAGTTATTGGCGTTCTCTTTCCGTTGCTAGGAAACTTCTTTCCGTCGTTAAGACCGGAGACGAACTTCTTCTTCGTGACAAAAGCCTTCGCCGCAGGAGTAATTTTGGCCACGGGGTTTATGCACGTGCTGCCTGAAGGCTACGAGAAGCTTACGTCACCTTGTCTGAAAGGAGAAGCTTGGGAGTTTCCGTTCACTGGGTTCATTGCGATGGTCGCAGCGATTTTAACCCTCTCCGTTGACTCTTTTGCCACGTCATATTTTCATAGATTGCATAATAAGACGTCTAAGAAGATCGGTGATGGTGAAGAGCAAATcggtggcggtggtggtg GAGACGTGCTCGGGTTGCACGTGCATGCTCATGGTCACGCGCACGGAATTGTCGGTGTAGATTCTGGTGAATCCGAGGTTCAGCTTCACCGTACTCGAGTTGTGGCCCAG gTGTTGGAGGTGGGAATAATCGTACACTCAGTGGTAATAGGAATATCACTGGGAGCATCACAAAGTCCAGACACTGCCAAAGCTCTCTTTGCTGCTTTAATGTTTCATCAATGCTTCGAAGGTCTTGGCCTTGGTGGTTGCATCGCTCAG CATCCGACCTTCAGTCCCAGTCCCACACATCTTCTGACGAGCGTCAGTCTCTGTTCTACTTGCCGACTTGAACTTGAAGGCCGGCCAGTGTTCTTCCACCGAGGTGTGGTTGCTCAGATTCTGGAAAGCCAAAAAACTTCAAACGCGATGGGGAGTTGA
- the LOC117128950 gene encoding uncharacterized protein LOC117128950 has product MAMKRNGKSHVSSDSDEKFISFKDVSLGPHEAQLRFRLIHFWEARNPVKKTLIGLEMLLIDEQGTVIQGFIPPGRIKKYLPEMKRGSVYKIINFYGLKNKPVYRVADHFATVSFAWNSEMSVLHEIPISFDEDRFRFHSYEDFEANCDLKGDLYDVIGHMKLVDGQTLIVRPSLDDMKIATTRHIMIHVQSHDGPVMKLYLWDQAATDFCKKFNSCENTPTVLLVTIVNTKRLGGTLALSSMSSTRVFMDYDVQQTRDYFTWLGSNPEIANQVSADVITKRETLTIADIFSYMTQESAKAAFFECTATIDDVVHGSPWYYIACSECHSKATNGPSSLICTNTKCGKVNTAGVPQYRAKISVYDNSEQAFFVLLGDAGVS; this is encoded by the exons ATGGCGATGAAACGAAATGGGAAGTCGCATGTCTCCTCCGACTCTGATGAAAAATTCATTTCCTTCAAGGATGTCTCTCTAGGTCCCCATGAAGCTCAACTACGCTTCCGACTCATCCATTTCTGGGAGGCTCGGAACCCGGTGAAGAAGACACTGATTGGCCTCGAAATGCTCCTCATCGACGAACAG GGAACTGTTATTCAAGGATTCATCCCACCGGGGCGAATTAAGAAGTACTTGCCTGAGATGAAACGCGGATCAGTTTACAAAATCATCAATTTCTACGGATTGAAAAACAAACCGGTGTATCGGGTTGCTGATCATTTCGCAACCGTGTCTTTCGCATGGAACTCTGAAATGTCGGTTCTTCACGAGATTCCCATCTCTTTTGATGAAGACCGTTTCAGGTTTCATTCATACGAAGATTTTGAAGCCAACTGTGATCTCAAAGGTGACCTCTACG ATGTTATTGGCCACATGAAGCTGGTCGATGGACAGACTCTTATTGTGCGTCCCAGCCTTGACGATATGAAGATTGCTACCACTCGGCATATTATGATTCATGTGCAGTCGCATGA TGGACCTGTGATGAAGCTCTACCTTTGGGACCAGGCTGCAACAGACTTTTGCAAGAAATTCAACTCCTGTGAAAACACTCCCACAGTGCTTTTGGTCACAATTGTTAACACTAAACGTCTCGGAG GTACCCTTGCCCTATCCTCTATGTCCTCCACACGGGTCTTCATGGACTATGATGTCCAACAAACCAGGGATTATTTCACCTG gCTGGGCTCTAACCCAGAGATTGCTAATCAAGTTAGCGCAGACGTCATCACTAAGCGTGAGACACTGACTATAGCAGATATATTCTCCTATATGACTCAGGAATCTGCAAAG GCTGCCTTTTTTGAGTGCACGGCTACGATTGATGATGTTGTTCATGGCTCTCCTTGGTACTACATTGCATGCAGTGAGTGCCATTCTAAGGCTACCAACGGCCCAAGTTCGTTGATTTGTACAAACACAAAATGTGGGAAGGTTAACACAGCTGGCGTTCCACA GTACCGGGCAAAGATTTCTGTTTATGACAACAGTGAACAAGCTTTTTTTGTCCTACTTGGAGATGCTGGCGTGAGTTGA
- the LOC103844142 gene encoding zinc transporter 5 isoform X2, producing the protein MRITHNVKLLLFFFLISLLLTVSAGESKCECSHEEDEGNKAGARKYKIAAIPSVLVAGVIGVLFPLLGNFFPSLRPETNFFFVTKAFAAGVILATGFMHVLPEGYEKLTSPCLKGEAWEFPFTGFIAMVAAILTLSVDSFATSYFHRLHNKTSKKIGDGEEQIGGGGGGDVLGLHVHAHGHAHGIVGVDSGESEVQLHRTRVVAQVLEVGIIVHSVVIGISLGASQSPDTAKALFAALMFHQCFEGLGLGGCIAQE; encoded by the exons ATGAGAATCACACATAACGTCAAGCTCTTACTCTTCTTTTTCCTCATCTCTCTCCTCCTCACCGTATCTGCTGGCGAGTCTAAGTGCGAGTGTTCACACGAAGAAGACGAAGGGAACAAAGCGGGAGCCAGGAAATACAAGATCGCTGCCATACCTTCCGTTCTCGTCGCCGGAGTTATTGGCGTTCTCTTTCCGTTGCTAGGAAACTTCTTTCCGTCGTTAAGACCGGAGACGAACTTCTTCTTCGTGACAAAAGCCTTCGCCGCAGGAGTAATTTTGGCCACGGGGTTTATGCACGTGCTGCCTGAAGGCTACGAGAAGCTTACGTCACCTTGTCTGAAAGGAGAAGCTTGGGAGTTTCCGTTCACTGGGTTCATTGCGATGGTCGCAGCGATTTTAACCCTCTCCGTTGACTCTTTTGCCACGTCATATTTTCATAGATTGCATAATAAGACGTCTAAGAAGATCGGTGATGGTGAAGAGCAAATcggtggcggtggtggtg GAGACGTGCTCGGGTTGCACGTGCATGCTCATGGTCACGCGCACGGAATTGTCGGTGTAGATTCTGGTGAATCCGAGGTTCAGCTTCACCGTACTCGAGTTGTGGCCCAG gTGTTGGAGGTGGGAATAATCGTACACTCAGTGGTAATAGGAATATCACTGGGAGCATCACAAAGTCCAGACACTGCCAAAGCTCTCTTTGCTGCTTTAATGTTTCATCAATGCTTCGAAGGTCTTGGCCTTGGTGGTTGCATCGCTCAG GAATGA